A genomic region of Micromonospora sp. NBRC 110009 contains the following coding sequences:
- a CDS encoding pirin-like C-terminal cupin domain-containing protein, with the protein MLSMLYSGEPIRQHVEFGGPFVMNTKTEIFQAYQDFHSGKFGSVPQQARLAYR; encoded by the coding sequence ATGCTGTCCATGCTCTACAGCGGCGAGCCGATCCGCCAGCACGTCGAGTTCGGCGGCCCATTCGTCATGAACACCAAGACGGAAATCTTCCAGGCATACCAAGACTTCCACTCCGGCAAGTTTGGCTCCGTCCCGCAGCAGGCCCGCCTCGCCTACCGCTGA
- a CDS encoding zinc finger domain-containing protein, translating to MSLDPGASARRTLERARDTVQRIHQAAIRHRDPSLHELADQISQIALTLGHDAGAVQDWRPCPVCGAQPGSNCIRQPGHEMVNGMHPERTRL from the coding sequence ATGTCCCTTGATCCCGGCGCATCGGCGAGGCGCACGCTGGAGCGGGCGCGAGACACGGTTCAAAGGATTCACCAGGCTGCCATCCGGCATCGAGACCCGAGCCTGCACGAACTGGCCGACCAGATAAGTCAGATCGCCCTGACTCTGGGGCACGACGCCGGCGCGGTGCAGGACTGGCGGCCATGCCCCGTGTGCGGAGCACAGCCAGGGTCAAACTGCATCAGGCAGCCGGGACACGAGATGGTCAACGGGATGCACCCGGAACGGACCAGGCTCTAG
- a CDS encoding patatin-like phospholipase family protein, producing the protein MRIALALGAGGARGYAHIGVVQILEERGFDIIAVAGSSMGALVGGLYAAGKLDAYADWVRTVGQRDVLRLLDPRAGAPGAIRAEKLMARVRELLDGVRIEQLPVPFTAVATDLLARRAVWFQRGPVDVAVRASIALPPAITPVMVNGRLLADGGLMEPVPMAPTTTMPADAVVAVCLKTAGADFRPRAAAGESAHPPEPGGRNHPRGPAGLVDQLISRGGPSGDGSGAADAAAETITTDDGGPGQLPANLHVSDVISLSLEAVRDLLIRYQLASYPPDVLIEVPTEAVRTYEFHRATEMIEIGRRAALDALASSPLA; encoded by the coding sequence ATGCGGATCGCGCTGGCACTCGGCGCAGGCGGGGCGCGCGGCTATGCGCACATCGGAGTGGTACAAATCCTTGAGGAGCGTGGGTTCGACATCATCGCGGTCGCCGGCTCCTCCATGGGCGCCCTCGTCGGGGGGCTGTACGCGGCGGGCAAGCTGGACGCCTACGCCGACTGGGTGCGCACCGTCGGCCAACGCGACGTGCTGCGCCTGCTGGATCCGAGGGCGGGTGCGCCCGGCGCGATCCGGGCCGAGAAGCTCATGGCTCGGGTCAGGGAACTGCTCGACGGCGTACGGATCGAACAGCTGCCCGTGCCTTTCACGGCGGTGGCGACCGATTTGTTGGCCCGCCGGGCCGTGTGGTTCCAGCGCGGCCCGGTGGACGTCGCGGTGCGGGCCTCCATCGCGCTACCACCCGCGATCACTCCGGTCATGGTCAACGGCCGGCTACTCGCCGATGGCGGCCTGATGGAGCCGGTGCCGATGGCGCCCACCACCACCATGCCGGCCGACGCGGTCGTCGCCGTATGCCTCAAGACTGCCGGAGCCGATTTCCGCCCTCGGGCAGCTGCCGGGGAATCGGCCCACCCGCCGGAACCAGGGGGGCGGAATCACCCGCGGGGCCCCGCCGGACTCGTCGACCAGCTGATCTCCCGCGGCGGCCCATCCGGTGACGGCAGCGGAGCGGCGGACGCCGCCGCGGAGACCATCACCACAGATGACGGCGGACCTGGCCAACTCCCCGCCAACCTGCACGTATCCGACGTCATCAGCCTGTCATTGGAAGCCGTACGGGATCTCCTCATCCGATACCAGCTGGCCAGCTACCCGCCGGACGTGCTGATCGAGGTACCGACGGAAGCCGTCCGGACGTACGAGTTCCACCGCGCGACCGAGATGATCGAAATCGGCCGGCGGGCAGCGCTCGACGCCCTCGCGTCGAGCCCGCTCGCCTGA
- a CDS encoding DoxX family protein, which produces MTLAAAILAVLLALIFLALGTAKILAVQPMRERAAEAGFSVAAYRRIGLLEVAGAIGLLLGLIEPLIGTLAGAGLLLLLAGALVVHLRKGDGPQKYAPAVVCGLLVAAYLVLHLAAVR; this is translated from the coding sequence ATGACGCTCGCTGCGGCCATCCTCGCGGTGCTGCTCGCCCTGATCTTCCTCGCCCTCGGCACGGCCAAGATCCTCGCCGTGCAACCCATGCGCGAACGGGCCGCCGAGGCCGGTTTCTCCGTCGCCGCCTACCGCCGCATCGGCCTGCTCGAGGTCGCCGGGGCGATCGGGCTCCTCCTCGGCCTGATCGAGCCGCTGATCGGCACCCTCGCCGGCGCCGGGCTGCTGCTCCTGCTCGCCGGAGCCCTCGTCGTCCACCTGCGCAAGGGTGACGGCCCGCAGAAGTACGCCCCCGCCGTCGTCTGCGGACTCCTCGTCGCCGCCTACCTCGTCCTCCATCTCGCGGCGGTCCGATGA
- the mhpA gene encoding bifunctional 3-(3-hydroxy-phenyl)propionate/3-hydroxycinnamic acid hydroxylase MhpA: MKTAPVVIVGAGPTGLTAATLLAQYGVECLILERWESIYPQPRAVALDDEVHRILARLGLRDEFAAISRPHLGLRLLDRDMRVLAEFRRDVAEGRHGYPQGSLFDQPELEAILRGNLARYQFATLRGNAEVTALTQDADGVRVEFTDTATGEHESVRAAYVLGCDGANSLTRSSIGASMQDLGFTQRWLVIDVVTEADLDQWEGVHQFSDPARAGTYMRVGKTRYRWEFQLLPGETADDYRDPARLHPLISRWTGNVPLAELEVIRAAEYTFRAQLADRWRDRRVFLLGDAAHLTPPFIGQGMCAGLRDAMNLAWKLAGVLDGTLAETVLDTYEIERRHHARAMIKLAKFIGTAMTAGGEAGNIIRRAVAPRLQLVPGLTDLATDSQTPPLRRSDLVIRPRLRRTLAGRLCPNAIIDGDRRFDDVAGGRFAIVTSHEPSATERADIERRGAALITAEPGSQLHQWLRTGGARVAVVRPDGTVLSAGRQLPTCD; this comes from the coding sequence ATGAAGACGGCTCCGGTGGTGATCGTCGGCGCGGGCCCCACCGGGCTCACCGCCGCGACGCTGCTCGCCCAGTACGGCGTCGAGTGCCTGATCCTCGAGCGCTGGGAGTCGATCTATCCCCAGCCCCGCGCCGTCGCCCTCGACGACGAGGTCCACCGCATCCTGGCCCGCCTCGGGCTCCGGGACGAGTTCGCCGCGATCTCCCGGCCGCACCTGGGTCTGCGCCTCCTCGACCGGGACATGCGGGTGTTGGCCGAGTTCCGGCGCGACGTCGCGGAGGGCCGGCACGGCTACCCCCAGGGGAGCCTGTTCGACCAACCGGAACTCGAGGCGATCCTCCGCGGGAATCTGGCCCGGTACCAATTCGCTACCCTGCGCGGCAACGCCGAGGTCACCGCGCTGACCCAGGACGCCGACGGGGTGCGGGTCGAGTTCACCGACACCGCCACCGGCGAGCACGAGTCCGTCCGCGCGGCGTACGTCCTGGGGTGCGACGGCGCCAACAGCCTCACCAGATCCTCCATCGGCGCGAGCATGCAGGACCTGGGCTTCACGCAGCGCTGGCTCGTCATCGACGTGGTCACCGAGGCCGACCTCGACCAGTGGGAGGGCGTGCACCAGTTCTCCGACCCGGCCCGCGCCGGCACGTACATGCGAGTCGGGAAGACCCGCTACCGCTGGGAGTTTCAGCTGTTGCCCGGCGAGACCGCCGACGACTACCGCGACCCGGCCCGGCTGCACCCGTTGATTTCGCGGTGGACCGGGAACGTCCCCCTCGCGGAGCTGGAAGTCATCCGCGCCGCCGAGTACACCTTCCGCGCACAGCTCGCCGACCGCTGGCGCGACCGCCGGGTGTTCCTGCTCGGCGACGCCGCTCACCTCACCCCACCGTTCATCGGCCAGGGCATGTGTGCCGGGCTGCGCGACGCGATGAACCTCGCCTGGAAACTCGCCGGCGTGCTCGACGGGACCCTCGCCGAGACCGTGCTCGACACCTACGAGATCGAACGCAGGCACCACGCCCGCGCCATGATCAAGCTGGCGAAGTTCATCGGCACCGCGATGACAGCCGGTGGCGAGGCGGGGAACATCATCCGTCGCGCGGTGGCGCCGCGGCTGCAGCTCGTGCCCGGCCTCACGGACCTGGCCACCGACAGCCAGACACCCCCGCTGCGCCGGTCCGACCTGGTGATCCGGCCACGGTTGCGCCGCACCCTCGCCGGCCGGCTGTGCCCGAACGCGATCATCGACGGCGACCGCCGCTTCGACGACGTGGCCGGCGGCCGATTCGCGATCGTCACGTCCCACGAACCGTCCGCCACCGAACGAGCCGACATCGAACGGCGTGGAGCAGCGCTCATCACCGCGGAACCCGGCAGTCAGCTACACCAATGGCTGAGGACAGGTGGGGCCCGGGTGGCCGTCGTCCGCCCCGACGGCACCGTCCTCAGTGCCGGCCGGCAACTGCCCACCTGTGACTGA
- a CDS encoding ATP-binding protein: MQVGISSSQSQPARLLREALTEMERHGDRDGRILAAARLAELMAKTRSTDEGFRLLDAASPAPHTPAATTSAHHLARAVLCFVAGRYEEGAAAARAAETAARAVAGPEQWGLLARALAMRATSLGLAGRFGETGLVAQRALPHAEAYGDPQLLALVLSVLRETALRSGRLREAIKTGRRALDLAERSGDRTATVFERANLAKLHLLMEETAEARDLAETAVRETGPAGPGWCVPYAMAALARVRIRMAEPGVGALLDEAERAAHAQGDLQAQDEVRSVRVELTLQEERPEDALALLADRKTRSAHLTARAWLAFGRVQEAVEVAAAEAARADRAGERLAETDARIVHAAALAELGREREAADAFGRAAALAEALPYPAGSRRLALVRR; the protein is encoded by the coding sequence GTGCAGGTCGGGATCAGCAGTTCACAGAGCCAGCCGGCCCGGCTGCTCCGCGAGGCGCTGACGGAGATGGAGCGCCACGGCGACCGGGACGGACGGATTCTCGCCGCAGCCCGGCTCGCCGAACTGATGGCGAAGACCCGGAGCACGGACGAAGGCTTCCGGCTGCTCGACGCCGCTTCGCCCGCACCCCATACACCGGCGGCGACGACGAGCGCCCATCATCTGGCCAGGGCGGTGCTCTGTTTCGTCGCCGGCAGGTACGAGGAGGGAGCGGCGGCCGCGCGGGCGGCGGAAACCGCAGCGCGGGCGGTGGCCGGCCCGGAGCAGTGGGGCCTGCTCGCCCGGGCGTTGGCGATGCGTGCGACGTCCCTGGGCCTGGCCGGTCGTTTCGGGGAGACGGGCCTGGTCGCGCAGCGCGCACTACCGCACGCAGAGGCGTACGGAGATCCGCAACTACTCGCCCTGGTCCTTTCGGTCCTGCGGGAAACCGCTCTTCGGTCCGGCCGGTTACGGGAGGCCATCAAAACGGGGCGGCGGGCGCTGGACCTCGCCGAGCGGTCCGGCGACCGGACGGCAACGGTCTTCGAGCGGGCGAACCTGGCCAAGCTCCACCTGTTGATGGAGGAGACGGCCGAGGCCCGGGACCTGGCGGAGACCGCGGTGCGGGAGACGGGGCCGGCGGGCCCCGGCTGGTGCGTGCCGTACGCTATGGCAGCCCTCGCCCGGGTGCGGATCCGGATGGCAGAGCCGGGTGTGGGCGCGCTGCTGGACGAGGCCGAGCGCGCGGCGCACGCGCAGGGAGACCTTCAGGCGCAGGACGAGGTGCGGTCGGTGCGGGTCGAGTTGACGCTGCAGGAGGAGCGCCCGGAGGACGCCTTGGCGCTCCTCGCAGACCGAAAGACGAGGTCGGCGCACCTGACAGCCCGCGCGTGGCTCGCATTCGGGCGCGTCCAGGAGGCCGTCGAGGTGGCGGCGGCGGAGGCGGCGCGCGCGGATCGGGCCGGGGAGCGGCTTGCGGAGACGGACGCGCGGATCGTGCATGCCGCCGCCCTCGCAGAGTTGGGCCGCGAGCGGGAGGCGGCTGACGCGTTTGGGCGGGCGGCCGCTTTGGCAGAAGCCCTTCCCTACCCGGCGGGCTCGCGCCGCCTGGCGTTGGTGCGCCGCTGA
- a CDS encoding DUF1345 domain-containing protein: MKGIPTETWYHRSLGWHAPALRRAAIVASIGLIVALALLPFMPWELAVVAGWDAAALAFLIAIWPIVIRADPSHTELLATRVDKTRGTAAVLLVAAGVTSLLGVGFALSLAGRQSGSVRILLIGVATLTVLLSWTNINTVFTLRYADLHFQSTAGGIDFAGESVQGRPTYRDLAYVSFTIGMTYQVSDTAISDPRVRGTVLSQAILSYVFGVVIVAGGVNLIAGLAR, from the coding sequence ATGAAGGGTATCCCCACGGAGACGTGGTATCACCGCTCGTTGGGCTGGCACGCCCCCGCCCTGCGCCGAGCCGCCATCGTCGCCTCCATCGGGCTGATCGTCGCTCTCGCACTCCTGCCCTTCATGCCCTGGGAGCTGGCCGTGGTCGCGGGCTGGGACGCCGCTGCGCTCGCCTTCCTCATCGCCATCTGGCCGATCGTTATCCGAGCCGACCCCTCGCACACCGAACTGCTCGCCACACGTGTGGACAAGACGCGAGGAACCGCCGCGGTGCTGCTGGTAGCGGCAGGCGTCACCAGCCTGCTGGGGGTCGGCTTCGCACTCAGCCTTGCCGGCCGGCAGAGCGGCTCAGTGCGCATCCTGCTCATCGGCGTCGCGACCCTGACCGTCCTGCTGTCGTGGACCAATATCAACACGGTCTTCACACTGCGCTACGCCGACCTGCACTTCCAGTCAACGGCCGGGGGCATCGACTTCGCCGGCGAGTCTGTGCAAGGGCGCCCCACCTACCGCGACCTGGCCTACGTCTCCTTCACGATCGGCATGACCTATCAAGTCTCCGACACGGCCATCAGCGATCCCCGGGTCCGGGGGACGGTGCTCTCCCAGGCCATTCTGTCGTACGTATTCGGCGTGGTGATCGTGGCCGGTGGGGTGAACCTCATCGCCGGGCTGGCTCGTTGA